One window from the genome of Cryptomeria japonica chromosome 6, Sugi_1.0, whole genome shotgun sequence encodes:
- the LOC131065809 gene encoding receptor-like protein EIX2 codes for MRKKWARRLFSSNQQSLSFKMSVGYGVLFIWIIMVHVDFPFSTACLQDERTSLLDFKGGLKLSSGRLSSWIGFNCCEWEGVACDYHTSHVIGLRLSADLSYMEELTGEVHLKKSLFSGEIHLKKSQFSGEIRPSLFNLHHLQHLDLSWNDFKGISIPPQLSKLQKLTFLSLSNAGFGGEVPLELGNMSSLRHLDISIGYPYAYMLDGSMFGVWVRNLRSLEFLGMNSVNLRMASELWSEALSGLSNLTHIHLSNCGLSGNIPDLSNLTHLSHLHISWNSFPVELPSWFQNMSSLVSLDLSHCGLNGSIPSNFIPHSRMSNLVFDANYELKGNMSSILSHSSSLTVLSFRGCSLGGVISPSIANFSKLRILDLSHNDLEGTIPSSFGNILPLRGLYLSYNRLSGHIPSSLCQLPVLSELLLGSNQLWGTIPDSISKLASLKVLSLPSSGLRGNISLQLFDNLTRLRELDLCANKFTINISPSWVPQFAQLRYLGLRSCNIGGGFPAFLSQQYQLEGLDLSGDNIVGNIPSSLWDLPNLSMLNLSNNQQEGSLPRQISHNFTVVDLHGNRLNGPLPALDFVSGILDLSNNEFNGSIPPTIRTPSFLSLLVLDLSKNKLTGPIPANIGRFSKLLVLNLAQNFLQREIPQELGNLQALRTLNLNGNRLQGTIPSSIANWTNLQVLGLGSNRFEGRIPVWLAKLTNLRILSLASNKFRDRIPPQLFRLQNLQILDLSGNQLSGSIPPNVKKLYAMVNKSQIFDVQLTNCGNLYFGLDTIFELKFVDEVTVYIKGRATPYQKIIKADKFIDLSRNNLSGNIPSELGLLHGLISLNLSKNYLSSSIPESLGAMTYLESLDLSENNLSGKIPSELLYLTFLEVLNLSNNMLSGLIPQGKQFSTFEASSFLGNPNLNGFPLENKTVSSNFDSRQNHMEWNNTTIEDADVMDRWWAVGVGLSYGVGFAIVISVLCFHIKWRYNCFSWIDNLIYYLFEW; via the coding sequence ATGAGAAAGAAATGGGCAAGGAGATTATTCAGCTCCAATCAGCAGTCACTTAGCTTTAAGATGTCTGTGGGCTATGGAGTTTTGTTCATATGGATAATAATGGTGCATGTTGATTTCCCATTTTCAACAGCATGCTTGCAAGATGAAAGAACTTCACTGTTGGATTTCAAGGGTGGTCTTAAACTTTCCTCAGGCCGCTTATCCTCTTGGATTGGATTCAACTGTTGCGAGTGGGAGGGTGTTGCCTGTGATTATCATACATCTCATGTAATCGGACTTCGTCTAAGTGCTGATCTATCATATATGGAGGAATTGACTGGTGAGGTTCATCTAAAGAAAAGTCTATTCAGTGGTGAGATTCATCTAAAGAAAAGTCAGTTCAGTGGTGAGATTCGTCCGTCTCTGTTTAATCTGCACCATCTACAGCACTTGGATCTCAGCTGGAATGACTTCAAAGGTATTTCTATTCCTCCTCAGTTATCAAAACTCCAGAAACTTACATTTCTTAGCTTGTCAAATGCTGGATTTGGAGGTGAAGTCCCTTTGGAATTGGGAAATATGTCAAGCTTGCGTCATTTGGATATTTCAATTGGATACCCTTATGCATATATGTTGGATGGTAGTATGTTTGGTGTATGGGTCAGAAATCTAAGAAGCCTGGAATTCTTGGGAATGAATTCAGTGAATCTAAGAATGGCGTCTGAGCTGTGGAGTGAGGCCCTTAGTGGTCTTTCCAATCTAACCCATATTCACCTATCTAATTGTGGGCTCTCAGGCAATATTCCAGATCtctcaaacctcacacatttgtcACATCTGCATATAAGCTGGAATTCGTTTCCGGTTGAACTCCCAAGTTGGTTTCAGAACATGTCATCATTAGTTTCACTTGATCTCAGCCACTGTGGTTTAAATGGTTCCATCCCTTCAAATTTCATCCCCCATTCAAGAATGAGTAATCTTGTGTTTGACGCAAATTATGAGTTGAAGGGAAACATGTCTTCCATTCTAAGCCATTCTTCCTCACTTACCGTGCTTTCTTTTAGAGGGTGCAGTTTAGGAGGAGTGATTTCGCCCTCTATTGCAAACTTTTCAAAACTCAGGATCTTGGATCTCTCGCATAACGATTTGGAAGGAACCATACCGTCCTCTTTTGGCAACATTTTGCCCCTTAGAGGTCTATACCTAAGTTACAATCGGTTAAGCGGTCATATTCCTTCGTCTCTGTGTCAGCTTCCGGTATTAAGTGAGCTCCTCCTGGGCAGTAACCAGCTGTGGGGAACAATTCCAGATTCCATTTCAAAACTGGCTAGTTTGAAAGTATTGTCACTACCTTCTAGTGGATTAAGAGGCAACATTTCACTCCAGCTGTTTGACAATCTAACTCGCCTTCGAGAACTAGATCTTTGTGCAAATAAGTTTACCATTAACATCTCTCCAAGTTGGGTTCCTCAGTTTGCCCAGCTTCGGTACTTGGGATTGAGGTCTTGCAATATAGGAGGTGGTTTTCCTGCATTTTTGTCTCAGCAATATCAATTGGAAGGCCTAGATCTTTCAGGTGATAACATTGTGGGAAATATTCCTTCGTCGTTGTGGGATCTTCCTAATCTTTCAATGCTCAATCTTTCAAACAACCAACAGGAAGGTTCTCTACCCCGCCAGATTTCCCATAATTTTACAGTGGTGGACTTGCATGGTAATAGATTAAATGGCCCTCTTCCTGCTCTTGATTTTGTTTCAGGTATATTAGATCTGTCGAACAATGAATTTAATGGCTCTATTCCTCCAACTATTAGAACGCCGTCCTTTCTATCTTTGTTAGTTCTGGACTTGTCAAAGAACAAGTTAACAGGTCCGATTCCGGCAAACATTGGGAGGTTTTCTAAATTATTGGTTTTAAATTTGGCTCAAAATTTTCTGCAAAGGGAGATTCCACAGGAACTGGGAAATCTGCAGGCTCTTCGCACATTAAATCTCAATGGCAACAGGCTACAAGGTACCATTCCTTCATCTATTGCAAATTGGACTAATCTCCAAGTATTGGGTTTGGGAAGTAACAGATTTGAAGGTCGCATTCCTGTTTGGTTGGCAAAATTGACAAATTTAAGAATCCTCAGCTTAGCGTCTAACAAGTTTAGAGACAGAATTCCTCCCCAGCTGTTCAGACTGCAAAATCTTCAAATTCTAGATTTATCTGGTAATCAATTATCAGGAAGTATTCCTCCAAATGTGAAAAAGTTATATGCTATGGTTAACAAATCACAAATTTTTGATGTACAACTTACCAATTGTGGTAATTTATATTTTGGTTTGGACACAATCTTTGAACTAAAATTTGTGGATGAAGTGACAGTCTACATAAAAGGAAGGGCAACTCCATATCAAAAGATAATCAAAGCAGACAAGTTCATAGATCTATCACGTAATAACTTATCAGGTAATATTCCTTCGGAATTGGGGCTCCTTCATGGTTTAATTTCTTTAAACCTATCAAAAAATTATCTTAGTAGCTCAATCCCTGAATCCTTGGGAGCTATGACGTACTTGGAATCTCTTGATCTTTCAGAAAACAATCTATCAGGAAAGATTCCTTCAGAGCTCTTATATCTCACGTTCCTTGAAGTCTTGAATCTTTCAAACAACATGCTTTCAGGATTAATACCACAGGGAAAGCAGTTTTCAACGTTTGAGgcttcttcttttctaggaaaCCCCAATCTTAATGGGTTTCCTCTTGAAAACAAGACAGTGAGTTCTAATTTTGATAGTAGACAAAATCACATGGAATGGAATAATACAACTATTGAAGATGCAGATGTAATGGATCGATGGTGGGCAGTGGGTGTTGGGTTAAGTTACGGAGTGGGATTTGCAATTGTGATTTCAGTGTTGTGCTTCCACATAAAATGGAGATACAATTGCTTTTCTTGGATAGATAATTTAATCTATTATCTTTTTGAGTGGTGA